The Suricata suricatta isolate VVHF042 chromosome 13, meerkat_22Aug2017_6uvM2_HiC, whole genome shotgun sequence nucleotide sequence ggcttgaacccacgaaccatgagatcatgacctgagccgaagctggacgctcaaccgactgagccacccaggcatcccaagatcaTGAGTATTTGAAGGCAGAGTCTGTATCCTACTCACTTCCCCTCCATCATCACCTAGTAGAGTGCAGGGAAATTAGAaataactcaataaataaataaataagaaggaatGCATGCATGAAATATGGctataacaattaaaataaaatttaaaatataaaaaagcatattaaaagtattttggCTCCAGTGCTATATATGTCACATCCAATTTCAAAGGCAATTTTAATACATATCAATTATTCCTAATTTGGCAGAATACCATTACCTCTTCAAATACAGAAGTTTATCGCTACACAGAAAACCACGAAGCAGTGAGGATGGTGTAGGCATCACAGTTGACATTTGAACATGAGTTTgaactacaaatattttttcaatgcaGTACAGTGCTGcaaatgtactttctcttccttatgattttaataacattttctttcctctaacaTACTTTATTATAAGAGGACAAAATTTTGTGTTAGtcgactgtttatgttatcagtaaggcttcctgtACACAATAGTCTATTGATGGTTCCGTAtcgggggagtcaaaagttatatgagGATTTCTGACTGCACCAGGGTCAGTGCCCCAGCCCCAAACACCCCCCTCATTCAAGGGCCAACTGCATTTGCAATTCCTCTGACTAAAGGGAACTCAGAAGACAAACTGTTATTTTGCCAATGACCTACTGAAAGAGTTGATAAATACCCAATTGTTTCTCCTACCCCAGAACTTTTGCTGTTGCTATCAAAAACCAATTATTGGTTCATTATACAGATAAATATCTAAATAACTGTTAGATAACTTATAATTCATCCTAAACATGGCGAGGCAACTGGAATGTTAAAGGAATAGGAAATAGTGATAATAAAGGGATCTAGAGGTAAATTCCGTACGCCTGTTTTGTTTGGTATAACCACAGAAACACCAAAACACCACTGTAATTGTTAATCATATGCAAAATCAAAAATGGCCCTAagacttattttattaaatatcataaggaaaaattattttaaattgcaatATGTAAAAAAGATACCACTTTCCCCTCTTGCCACCAAATACCATTAGTGATCAggaatagtgattttttttaaagaaagaaacagtgttCAGATTATAAATATGTCTTGTTTTTACAGTTGTACACGAACAACATGCAGATCTTTAAAATCCTGTCCTATGATGTTCATCTCCAGGATCTCTTTTATTTGTCATTtgacaaataaatgaacagaccTATTACTAACAAGAGCTGCAGTCATGATACATTAGAGTAGTTcgttattttgttctttctggttttctcttttctttatttgtaatggttcatttctatttaaaaatacacattaaatcaATTTGTGTATTACAGCCTATGTAAATGAGTCGGAACTGAATGAAGCAGgatatgaaaaaacaaacagagaagATCTTGTTTATAGAAAGAACACTGCGTGCCGGAAAGCCCCACGGACGCCCGCGCAGCGCGCTGGGCCCTCGGGGACGGGGACTCGAGCGCACGCGCTCCGGCGGCCGAAGCCGCACTGCTGACCTCGGGAGCGACAGAGACACCAAGGCACCCAAGGCACAGCCCTGCCACCGGTCCTAAGGCCTTTCCGATTCGAAAGGCTCTCCGGCTCACCAGTTATGAAAGAGGGCTTTTACATTAAAATGGCGTTCTGCTTCTGCCCAGGCCCTTTCATACAACGTaattctctcttctccaaaaCTACTCAATTAGCAGGTAGGTGGAACACCCAAAACTGATGATTTTCTTTGTCCAAAATGGTTTTCAATTTCTAAATCTGTATATTTTTCAGAACACTTACAATTATTCTATAAGacataaaactggaaaattaatatttttattgccttGAGATGTTTATTATTGGCTACAGGAGACCCAAACAAAAATGGAGGCCAGACATGCAAAACTGTGAAATTTTAAGTGATACTTAGGGAGCTGCAGTTAGAAATGCATGTTCCACTTCCCAAAGTCTCGCTGATCTAAGGAGCCTTTCTTGGGTCTCATGGACGCACAAGCCTATATTTTATGATAATTAGGTCTGCTGaattattttatgacatttcCCTCTTGCCACTTTTAATGTTTACAAACCTTGATCACAGCGCTTCCCAGGTGGGATCCTCCATCTTTCCTGGAGGCCGGAGACAGACGTGCTCACAGGATCGCCGTGCCCCTGCCGCAGGTGACTGGCGGGGAGCGCTGGCGGGGGCCACCTGCGAGCCGCTCTCCGCGTGGCCTCGCCCGCTCGCCATCCCTCGCCGTGCACAAGCGTTCCCTCCtcgccacatcctcaccagcactcgTTAGTTCTCAGACAAGACAGAGTTTACATAAACGTCACAAGAGACAACGGAGggcattatatattaataaagaaacaattccacatggcaaaataaaacaactgCAAACATGTCTGCCCCTAAGAAGAGACCATCAGAGTACATGAAGCACACACTGACTGACTTCAAGGTAGAAACAACTCCACGATAACAGCTGGAGGTGTCAATGGCCCTCTCACAAGAACGCGTGAAACCACCGGATAGAACACGAGGAAGCAGAAGACCTAAACAACATGATAAACCCACTAAATCTGACGTATACAGAACACTCTGCCCAACAACAAATGCACACACAGTTTTCCTCAAGTGCCCAGGGGGCATCTTCTGGGATAGGCCCTAATGTTACAAACGAAGTTAAGTCTCAAAATTTAAAGAAGCAAACATCCTACAAAGTATCTCCTCTAACCACAGTGGGATGAAGATACAAATCAgtaccataaaaaaatgaaaaattcacaaaattgtgGAAATCAAGCAGTTTTCAACAATCagtggagaaagaaggaatcacaagagaaattagatAATACTTAgctatgaatgaaaaatgaagacataactTAACGAAAACTTAGGACATAGTGAAAACAAAGCTAAAAAGTAAATCTGTAACAATAAACACTTACATTAAAACACAAAAGGGATCTCAAACCAACAACCTGAATTGACAACTTCaggaactaaaaaaagaagaacacagatgcctgggtggcttactctgttaagtatctgactcttggttttggctcaggtcatgatttcatagttcctgagatcgagccccgcactAGACTCTGTGCTCAtggtgcagagcatgcttggggtactctctctccctgactctctacccctcctaagaaaataaacaaattttttaaaaagtacaaactaaACCCaagctagcagaaggaaggaaatgatacagagatagagaattaaaaaaataaccaaagaaactgaaaagcagttctttgaaaaaaaatcaacagaatggACATTTAGCTAGATCTAGGactaagaaacaaagagaagactCAGGCAGAAGTAATTATCAGAAATCAAAGTGGGGACAATACTACTGAcctgacagaaataaaaaggattgtaAAAGAATAAGAGGAATAACTGTACACACAAAAAGTGGGAGAAGTCCTATGAAATGggcaaattcttagaaacacaaaacataccaaaataaaatcacaaagaaacaaTCTGAATAGATCTATATCTAGTAAGGATAttaattactaattaaaaaaatccccaaagaaCACCCTGGACCTGATGGCTTCAATGGTGAATTTTACCAGACAGTTAAAGAACAATAATCAGTCCTTCCCAAGCTTCCCCAAATAACTGAAGAGCAGGGAATACTTTCTAACTCCTTCTGTGACATCAAcgtcaccctgataccaaagccacacaaaaacacagaataaaactAGAGACTAATATCTTtcagaaacacttaaaaatctcAACATAATAGCAAACAGAATTCAGCAGCTACTGAAAGGATGATACAACAGAACTCAGAGGGACTGATTCCTGTCATGCAAAGGGTGTTTCACAAGGAAACATCAATCCATACACCACACTAACACGGGGAAGAAACCCACATGATCATCTGAATCAGTGCAGGAAGCACatcttaccaaactcaacactttTTCATGATATCAACACTTAACGAGATAGGAATATACAGAAACGACCTCTACATAATAAAAGCCACCTCGGAAAAACTCAAACCAAACATTATCCTCAAAGGTGAGAGACTGGAAacatttcctttaagatcagaaaCCAGGCAAAGATGCTTTTCACAACTTCTCTTCAACAtggcactggaagtcctagccagagcagtcaggcaataaaaagaaataaaactatctctgTTTGCAGAGGACatattatatgtagaaaaccgGGAATGAAGATTCCACAAAAATtggtagaataaatgaattcagcaatgtatGACGATACAGAGTCAACACACAAAAACCAGTTGCATTTCTGCACGCAAAAATGagcaatctgaaaaggaaattacaaaaatgagtccatttacaatagcatcaaaaagaataaagtactcaGGAATTAATCAAGGAGACAAAGACAATTAAAAGTCCAAGATATTACTGAAAGacatatatagaaacaaatcccatgctcatggattagaagatttaatattgtgaaaatgtcaatattaaccaaagtaatctacagagtCAAAGCAATACCTACCAAAGTGTCAATCATGTTTTTGCTGGAATAGGAAAACATACCCTAAAATTCTATGGAATCTCaagagaccctgaatagccaaaacaatcttaagaGCAAAACTCATACTTCCTGCTTTCAAAACCCATGACAAAGCTACActcatcaaaacagtgtggtattggcataaaaaaacCACGTATGGACCAATGGAAtcaaatagagagcccagaagtaaaccctTGCATATGAAgccaaatgatttaaaaaaacctttttaatgttttatttacttttttaaaaatttctgtttatttttgagagacagagagagacagtgcaagcaggggagggtcagagagagagggagacatagaatctggaacaggctccaggctctgagctgtcagcacagagcctgatgaggggcttgaacccatgaaccgtaagatcatgacctgagccaaagccggatgcttaaccaactgagccacccaggtgcccctaatgttttatttacttttgagagagagatagacagagtatgagtgtgggaggggcagagagagagggagacacagaatccgaagcaggctccaggctctgagctgtcagcacagagcccaacgcgggggctctaacccacaaactgtgagatcatgacctgagcgcttagcaaacggagccactcaggtgccccaaagtcaaATGATCTTTGACAGGAGTGCCCAGactattcaatggagaaaggacagccTTTTCAACAGAACTGGATATTCATGtgcaaaataatgaagctgaacccTTATCTCACACTGTGtactaaaattaactcaaaatggagccAGATAAAGCtcacagaagaaaacacaggactAAAGCTTCATGACACTGGCTTCGCCAATGATTTTTTGGGTAAGGTAACCAAAGGcataggaaacaagaaaacaaaatggggaCATGAAACTTTAGAAATTTTGACATCAAGAGGCACTATCCACATGCCAGATGGTAAAAAGGCAAcatacagaatgagagaaaacaggTAAATCATGCACCTGATAAAGAATCACtacccagaatatacaaagatGTCCTAAAACTtgacagacaaaaacaaaacaaaactgattcaACAACGGCTAACCAGCTTGTGTAGAATTTctgtataaaagataaaaaattggccaataagcatgtgaagagatgctcaacatcacttatcattaggGCAATGCTAGTCAAAACTCCAGtgagataccccctcacaccTCTCAGGATGGCTACAGTAAAATAAGAGAGAATTTGGCAAGCATTTGGGGACATCGGAACTCTTCCGCATTGCTGTGAATATAaatggccactgtggaaaacagtataaaggttcctcaatacattaaaaataaaattatgataggACCCAGAAACCACATTTCTGGGAATACACCCCAAAAAAATGAACGCAAGGTTTTCAAGAGATATTTATGCattcatgttcacagcagcattggTCACACTATGTGGGATGCAGCCCAATTGTCCAACTAGTGAGCACATAGGCAAAATGTGCtctatacataaaacaaaatatagtctagccttaaaaaggaatgaaatcctcTAACGTACTACAATGTGGATATACcttgaggatgttatgctaaatgaaatcagccagtcacaaaatatagacaaatacagtaagattacatttatatgatgtatatagagtagtcaaaatcacaaagagaaaaaataatagttgCCAGGTGTGGGGAAAAGAGGAGAATGGAAAGTGAATAGGTATAGGTTTTCAGACTGAAACTATGAAAAgatcttcagcaaatggtgttgggaaattggacagttacatgcaaaagtaGGAAACCAGACCATTTTCTTACAACAAGCACAAAATACGCTCAAACTGGACCAacaacctaaatgtgagacccgaAACCATAACAAGCCCACAGAAAAGCACAGGCAGCAGGATCTCTGACACTGGCTCCAAGAACTTCTTCCCagatgtgtctcctgaggcaagccaaacagaagaaaatcaactATTAGGagtacaccaaaataaaaagcttgagcatcgcaagggaaacaatcaacaaaaataaaagacaacccacagaatgggagaagatgcaTGCAAACGACATCTCTGATAATAAGCAAGAGACTTCTACAACCCACCCCCAAACtataaataatcaaatttaaaaatgggcaaaagacgtttctccaaggacacacagaggctaacacataaaaatgtgctcaacatcactcattatcaaatacaaatcaaagccatgatGAATTATCAgctcaaacctgtcagaatggctaaaaccaaaagcacaagtgttggtaaggatgtggagacagAAGGGACGTCACGCACTCGGAGGGAACGCACGCTGTGTGGCCACTGAGGAGGACGGGAGGGAGGCTCCTCGCACCGTGTCACCCAGACCTACTCTAGATGCTGCCTTGCCGATTCTCACCCCAGCCGAAGCCTGGCACTTTATTCTCCGAAGAGGTTTCCGTACTGCATGCACGTCCCCTCACCCTAACCCCAACGCTAACTAACCCTCTGGAGAGGTTTGAGCTGCAAACTACAAGACACGTACCCAAACCCCAACCTGAACCCTAAGGGGAGCACTGATCCTAACCCCTAAATACTAACTCTAACCATAACTGactctgctttcagctcaggccatgatgtcaggcatggagcctgcttgggatattctctctccctttctctctctctctctttctctccaactcaTGTCTCTCTCATGcttcacacacaccacacccacacacaccagtGGTTAAATTCTggtagatgcttaataaaatgATCTTTAGGGGTAGGTGGTAAAGCATTAATTTGCGGCATTGAACAATTTACCTGGTGTTCATGTTCTCAGCATGACTAATTCTGCCTGATGTCCCAGAACAGGGAAGAAATATGCACCAAAAATTATCCCAAGCTAGTACGAGCCCGTTCCAGTGCACCCAATCCTCGTTCACAGAAACATGTGTACATAATTCACTTACATCCCAAACAACACCCTAAACTCTTACCcgaatatacaaaataaaaaccacattacACATTTCCAAAACACACAATCTTTCATACACCTAAATGTAGGGAGCTGCCAAGTccggccgcctcaggcaaggaggtATCGCTCCCTGTGGGGTGcggccagaaaaacaagattaactgTCTAGAGGCCAGGGAGTGCATTTCCCGATCCAGGGATTGGAGACAGGCAGacgggagaagccaaattgaactgaacaaaagatcaaccgcattcagGCCTATGCAGTGTCCATCGAACCCCTGACCAGCGTCGCAGACtacaagtctgggctctcctttagatgctgtgtttgaaatttcagtttcggtttcccctttttctaataatcatttgaccctgtttcctagcaaccaacccaggtcagcttcccgccccaaaccctataaaggtgtggatattttctcaataaccTGGGCTTGATCAAAAACACTTGTCTTgccccactctctgtgctccccgcTGCCCtgttcttactccctccctcaggaacctgcgacCCGATTTACCGCCCTGCCAACCGGGATGAAAACAGACACGTAAATACAAGTTCTACCTGCACTCTGAAGACACTGCACACCATCTCCTACTAACTAGATGTTGACAGACAAAACCCTACTCACCGCGAATACCCACATGCCACACCTacaagtatacacacacacacacacaactgttgTCCAAATAGAAACATAGCAATGAACAGGCGACCCACAAGTTCAAAATGAATACCCTAAAAAGACACACAGGCTCTCAAACATGACCGTGGACACAGCTGTTTCATGAACCACCCTCAAAATTCCCAGAACCTCACGGCTCTAAAATGCACATACTCTACCACTCCcgaacacacacacaacctgcCCAGACTGTTTCAAAATACATACACGGAACCTCCCACACCTTGCAGAATACACCCGCCACCTTCCTGTGGTTCCTCAGCCGCAGCAGGGCAATGGAGCCTCACAACCCACAAGTCCAAGTCCACAGGCAGCAGACCAGCGTGCTGTCCCCCCACCGCCCATTCTGATAATGCCCCGTGCTTGTGTGGAGGCCACCCGTCTTCTGAGACCAGCGATCTGTGTCCACGGATGGCTTTTCTCAGAAGCCAAGGAAGGAAAGGCCAGAGATCAGGGTCGAAAGGGCTTCTGTCACTCCCTTTTGGACCATCAAAGCAAAGTGGTTTGTTAAAAATCAGTTCCGCCTTGCCCCGAAAAAGCTCCCCTAGAGCTATGAACATCCACATGTGTGCCAAAGCGTAGACACATGAGACCCAGAGTTTCTTGCCTTCTCCTAAATATCACTCCCCAAAACAAACACGGACCTTACCACCCTGATGCCAACATCCACCTGTCTCCCGTTGACACCTACAAATGGCACGTCTAcatcccccaacacacacacctcacaACACCCCAACAGTCTACCAACCCCGATCTCCCTAATCCCTCCACACCCTAAATTCTTACCCGGACAGGACGGATGAGGACGGATGTAACACCGATACTGCGAGCGCACACAGATCCGACACACGAAGCATTAAATGCAAAACCCTCCCTCTTCTGAAACACACgcgcacacgtacacacacacgcgcgcacataGGCAGCATAGTCTCAAAATGCACAGAACCGGTCACACCAGCCAGCCACCCACACACAACATTCCACACCAGCTGTACACTCACGGCTCCCCCGACCCCCAAATCACTTACTACAATCCCTACACATCCTTAAAATGACCCCAAACCATTCCATACCCCCAAGCATATACCCGCCAGTTACCCCCGCANNNNNNNNNNNNNNNNNNNNNNNNNNNNNNNNNNNNNNNNNNNNNNNNNNNNNNNNNNNNNNNNNNNNNNNNNNNNNNNNNNNNNNNNNNNNNNNNNNNNTCCTCGGCTTGGTAGCTGGGGGGCCGGCTGGGCTGCAGCCTATTCTCTGGGGCACCGCCAGAGGCGGGCACCGCCCAGGGCTGGCGAggcctgaggcaggagcaggaCTCTGGGAGAGCCCCCAGGGCAGCAGGCTCTGCTGAGAGGCCAGGAGGAAGGCCAGGCTGGGCAGCTCGTCCTCATCCTCACTGGCCCCACCTGCTGGCCCGCCAGGCTCCCTAGCAGGAGGGGCCTCTCTGAACACGGGGGCGTCGCTGGGGTCGGGTGGATGGGAGGGGGGCTctggcccctggggaggggaggggggccgaCCAGCCGGGAGAGCAGGCAACTCCTGTCGTCCTGGAGACACGGCACACACTCTGGGTCTGGACGGGTGCGCGTGTGCCCGGCTGTGCCCCTGGACGTCCTGGCACTCGGGCTCTGGTGGGCAGGCTTCACTGCTGCCCTCTAGCCAGGCCCTGGGCTTACACCCAGGACTGGGGTCCAGACGGGCGATGCAGTGACGCGGGGGTGTGGGCACACCCTCCTCCACCATCAAGGCCACCAATCTTTTCTCCACCagctgggaagagggaagagatggTGACTGGCCAGCACGGGACCGGGAGAGGGGAGGTGAAACGGTGGCattgggggggcaggggaggggtggcctGTGAGGCCCTGGCTCTCCTGACACCCCCTGagtccctccctccatccccaggcTCCCTGTCCTGTAGGTCCCATTCTCTGCTCCAGGCTGCCCGGGACCTCGGCCCCCAGCGCCATGCCTACTGGGCAGGGAAGTGGGGGACAGAGTCACGCGTGCCTTTGTTCTgagtgcccccctcccctgggacACGGGGGTCCTATTTTTCGCTGGCTCACCTGGGTCCTCTCCCTCCCCGACTCACCTCTGCAAGGGTGagtccttcctcctgctccaaTATCTCAGCGAGGGCCAAAAGATCGAGCTGTGGTTCCGAGGAAAGCAGTTCTGCCAGGAATTGTGGGTGAATGACCGCCTCCACCTGGGACACAAGACACAGGCTGTGGGCAGCCTTGGCCAGGAGCGGCCCGGGAGCCAGGAGAGTGGAAACGTCACAGCCCGCCCAGCCTTCTGCACAAGGCAGGATGTTCACACCATCATGGTCACTGGCtctacacacccacacacaggcacacacacaNNNNNNNNNNNNNNNNNNNNNNNNNNNNNNNNNNNNNNNNNNNNNNNNNNNNNNNNNNNNNNNNNNNNNNNNNNNNNNNNNNNNNNNNNNNNNNNNNNNNCAGAGTCTATGGACCTCCCGGTCCgtcccagccctgctgctctCGCTGCATGGCCCTATGCTAGTCTTCTGCAGCCACTGCGGGCTTCGAGTGACAGATCAGGGAACACAACGCCTGCCTCATGGTCTCCCAGGATCAGAGCTGCTGAGAGGTGGCAGTCCTGGCCCGAGCTGTGGGCCATCAGTGTTACTGAGAAGGGGTTACCATGGGGAATGGAGCTGTGTTGACATGGAGAGAGATATTgcaagtgtttgtttttctttgttaggACAGCAAGACAGGGAGGGATGTCTTCTGATTGTCAGGCATTTGGGGGCTGTGCAAGAAGGGGCCTGAATGGTACAGACGCTACCTGTTCACAAAGGGCCTTCCAGTGACTCAGACACACCTGGGAGCAGGTCCTTAGCTACCGGGGACACGGGGGGAGCATTTCCCACAGGGCAGGTGTCTCCCCACCCGCTCGTCCAGGAGGGTAGACAGTGAGGACAGGGGGTCATGTCTGGGGTCTGTGGGGAGGCTCCTAGTGTGAGCGCTGGCCAAGGTGGCCTCCTCCAAGCAGGCAGGCTGTCTTGATGAGAGGGGCGGGGACAGATCTTCTCATCTGGAGGCCAGAGCAAGGAAATCACTCCAGGACACGTGCAAACTCCATCTCTTCCTGTAAATGTCCCTGTCCTGCTGAAATTCCCTGCTCTACTCCCCAGTGAGGAAAGGGGCCCAGGGCCCTCTGTCCTGGCTGCGGATTCTCCGACTCCATCCCGCCCTTTCCCTGTCTCCACAGAACCTGCAGTGCTGGGACCGCATGGGGCCACAGACCCGGAGGCCTCCATGTCTTCTTTCAAGGCTCAGCCCTTTCTCccacctgctcctgctcctgggaCCTCCCACCAGTCACCCTGGGGGCAGCACTCGCCCCCCCACATGACCCCACCATTCCCTCTTGGCGGCACTGTGGTGCTGCCCGCTTTCCCCAGGACACCGTTGGTGGCAGGAGATGCCCGCCATGGCCCCGTGGGGACAGCAGGTTGCAATGTCATTGTGCAGGTCAGGTCAGAGCAGGGGCCCACAGAGCCACCCCAGACTCAGACCATCGTCCTCACCCAGGCGCCTGTCTACTGGAGTTCTCCCGGGGCCCTCTGTGGGGGTGCCACGGGTCCCGCACCCCTGTTCCTGGCAACCTCCGCCGTGGAGACCAGTATGCCCACCGCAGCCGTCGGGGGCACCTGGGCCGGCAGGGGAGGCTCCACCCCAGGCCTTCGACCTCAGCCTGCACCACCGGCAGGCCAGTGGAGCCCCGTCGTGACCCATGTGACTGCCGGGCCACAGTGCCACGCGGCTCCCGGGGAGGCCAGCCCGGCCGGGGGCCCCGACAACGCCCCGCTCGAGGACCACNNNNNNNNNNNNNNNNNNNNNNNNNNNNNNNNNNNNNNNNNNNNNNNNNNNNNNNNNNNNNNNNNNNNNNNNNNNNNNNNNNNNNNNNNNNNNNNNNNNNCCTTTGGTGAGGCCATTAGGAGTTCTCACCTTTTCTGTTTCGCAGAAGTTGGTGGGGAAAAAGGACCTGAATGCTCTCATCCACGTGGGCTCTGGGGCCTCGGGGGCCGTGCGCAGCACAGGAGTGGGTCTGAGGACACCCTAAAGGTGACTCCTACACAAGATGGTACTCTGCTGTGTGCTCTAGGTGCCACGGGTCCACGTGAGGAGGCTTACCGCCTGCTGAGCCCGGGAAAAGCCGAACAGGGTCATTGGGACACTCGGAGCAGAGCAGGGAGATGAAGGGACTCCGGACGGGGCTGGAGGCGGGCTTTGCCTCTGCTGGGGGGGGGCAGGTCAGGGGATGAAGTCCTCCAGCTTCGGCCCTCGGCCAGGCTGCTAGGACTGGGGATGCCGAGAGAATATGAGCTTGGGGTTCGGGGTCTcgctccttctggaggctttttCACACTTTAAACCACGGTTATGTCCATGGTGCACCCTGGTTAGAATTGCAGCAGTTAAGGAAGCTCAAGGCCTCTTTGGAGACCCTCTAGAAACACAGTGAGAAACACGAAGCATTTTGTAATAACTTGAAAATCTGAGTTTGTATCCTCCCCTCCTTCTGTCTGCAGAGATCAGAAACGTTGGTCAGGTGCTGACCGGACAATGGctaatgctgtgtgtgtgtgtgtgtgtgtgtgtgtgtgtgtgtgtgtccctgatgCAGCTCTGTGTTTCTGGTGTGTCTTCTGCACTGGAATGTAAGAGCCAGAAGTGGGGTGTCTGCTGTCTCATCGATGGTTGATGAATAGACGTCGTACCTTGGAGCCTTTAGAAAGCAGCCCTGGACACAGAACTGAGGGAGCAGGATGTGTGCTACTCAGCCCTGTGAGGGAGGGAACAGAGCAGTATCGGGCTAATGGGTCCCTCGCCTGGACTCCTGAGCAGCCTGTGCTTCCCCCCCCGAGCTCTCTCTCCGAGCTGTCATCAGTTGGGAGACATTGGCCAGACCTCCATCAGTCCATGGGACCGAGGCCTTCCAGGAAAGG carries:
- the LOC115275989 gene encoding NUT family member 2G-like, encoding MSSFKAQPFLPPAPAPGTSHQSPWGQHSPPHMTPPFPLGGTVVLPAFPRTPLVAGDARHGPVGTAGCNVIVQVRSEQGPTEPPQTQTIVLTQAPVYWSSPGALCGGATGPAPLFLATSAVETSMPTAAVGGTWAGRGGSTPGLRPQPAPPAGQWSPVVTHVTAGPQCHAAPGEASPAGGPDNAPLEDHKLVGKKDLNALIHVGSGASGAVRSTGNLSQPRWGHTRTPRTANHLKNSYFRSRSWRQPLSIHNGSRHTTHAHTDRGVNTANCSDA